Proteins from a genomic interval of Chryseobacterium indologenes:
- a CDS encoding four helix bundle protein, producing the protein MKENIILNKSYSFALEIIKVYQYLSSDKKEFILSKQLLRSGTAIGALIREAVHAQSTKDFLHKMNISLKEANETLYWLQLLKDSGILDISIYHSIFPKSEELVRLLVSIVKTLKGQSDN; encoded by the coding sequence ATGAAAGAAAATATTATTTTGAATAAATCCTATTCATTTGCCTTAGAAATAATCAAAGTATATCAATATCTATCTTCTGATAAAAAAGAATTTATCCTGTCAAAACAACTTCTACGTTCAGGAACAGCCATTGGGGCTTTGATACGGGAAGCAGTGCATGCACAGAGTACAAAAGACTTTCTCCATAAAATGAATATCTCTCTCAAAGAGGCAAATGAGACATTATATTGGCTACAATTATTAAAAGATAGTGGCATACTTGATATATCAATTTATCATTCAATATTTCCTAAATCTGAAGAATTGGTCAGGCTACTTGTATCCATTGTAAAGACCTTAAAAGGTCAGTCTGATAATTAA